The Archangium primigenium genomic interval TGATCCCCAACTCGGAGCACTGGCGCATGAGCGTGGCCGAGGCGCAGCAGCTCCAGCACGACATCATGGGCTACATGCCCGGCTTCGCCACGCCGCGCATCGTGTGTGACGTGCCGTTCGTGGGCAAGCGCTGGGTCCACCAGGTGGCGGAGTACGATCGCGAGCGCGGCATCTCCTACTGGACCAAGAACTACCGCACCGGCATCGAAGCCGGCGACGAGCAGGCGCTCTCGCGCAAGTACGAGTACTTCGATCCCATCTACACGCTGCCCGAGTCGGGCCAGCAGTGGTGGCGTGACCAGGCCCGAGCGGCATGACTCCCTTTGATGCACCGCCCTCCAAGGGCGCTTCCGCGCGGCCCGCCTCCCAGGCGGGCCGCGCGGCCCTCTTCCCCTCCGCCACCGACGCGGAGTGGAACGACTGGCGCTGGCAGCAGCGCCATGCCGTGCGCAACCTCGCCCAGTTGGAGAAGTACATCCCCCTCACGCCCGACGAGCGCGCCGGCGTGCAGGAGACCTCCTCCCTGTTCCGCGTGGGCATCAGCCCCTACTACCTGTCCCTCATCGATCGGGACCATCCGCTCTGTCCCGTGCGCATGCAGTCCATTCCCGTGCGCGCCGAGGCCCGGGTGCGGCCCGGTGAGCTCGCGGACCCGCTCGGCGAGGACAAGACCCGGCCCGAGGAGGCCATCGTCCACAAGTACCCGGACCGGGTGCTCTTCCTCGCGCTCGACACGTGCTCCGTCTACTGTCGGCACTGCACCCGGCGCCGCATCACCAAGGGCGGTGAGGCGGAGCTCACCAAGGAGCAGATGCGGCGCGGCCTCGACTACGTCCGCGCCCATCCCGAGGTGCGTGACGTGCTCATCTCCGGCGGCGATCCCTTCCTGCTGACCGAGCAGCGCCTGGAGGAGTTGCTCGCGCCCCTGTACGACATCCCCCA includes:
- a CDS encoding KamA family radical SAM protein, with amino-acid sequence MTPFDAPPSKGASARPASQAGRAALFPSATDAEWNDWRWQQRHAVRNLAQLEKYIPLTPDERAGVQETSSLFRVGISPYYLSLIDRDHPLCPVRMQSIPVRAEARVRPGELADPLGEDKTRPEEAIVHKYPDRVLFLALDTCSVYCRHCTRRRITKGGEAELTKEQMRRGLDYVRAHPEVRDVLISGGDPFLLTEQRLEELLAPLYDIPHVEMVRIGTRVPVCLPMRVTDSLARLLRRYAPVYVITHFNHPKEITPEAREACERLVDHGVPVENQAVLMRRLNSDARIIQELSHALLRMRVRPYYLHQMDVAEGCEHLRTPIAQGVEILRQMRGHTSGLAIPHLAVDLPGGGGKVTLQPDYVVERGAQETVFRNYKGERYVYPEPEETDCSCPYDAVWRERRWG